A DNA window from Bacteroides cellulosilyticus contains the following coding sequences:
- a CDS encoding sialate O-acetylesterase, which translates to MEKLFFSHMKVKSLITFLLLTHFLSVSTFVEAKVQLPSVLSSNMVLQQQANIKLWGKAKENSSVTIKTSWDNRTYKTTADKQGKWLLNVSTPTAGGPYEITFSDGEALTLKNILIGEVWFCSGQSNMEMPMSGFDRQPTQGTNDIIAKAKASTPIRIYNTDSKDGRWVRQYSKTPQEDCKGEWLENTPVNVSHTSATAYFFARYIQEVLEVPVGIIVSSLGGSKVEAWMSREAISPFKSIDLAILDNDEPVKNITDTPCVLYNGKIAPFTNFTIKGFLWYQGESNRDNANLYQSLMPAFVKDLRSKWNIGELPFYFVEIAPFNYEGADGTSAARMREVQQQNMKDIPNSGMVTTLDIGHPVFIHPTDKETVGNRLALWALAQTYGRKGFGYATPVYKSMEISGNKIYINVDNAQRGLCPMWTPLEGFEIAGEDKVFYPAHAEIETKTTRLAVSCDKVQHPVAVRYAYKNYTQASVFNIYGIPVAPFRTDNW; encoded by the coding sequence ATGGAAAAACTTTTTTTTAGTCACATGAAAGTAAAATCGTTGATTACTTTTTTACTATTAACACACTTTTTATCTGTCTCCACATTCGTAGAAGCCAAAGTACAATTACCCTCCGTACTTAGTAGCAACATGGTATTGCAACAACAAGCAAATATAAAGCTATGGGGAAAAGCCAAAGAAAACTCGTCTGTTACCATAAAAACATCATGGGATAACAGAACCTATAAAACAACTGCAGACAAGCAAGGAAAATGGTTATTAAATGTCTCCACACCAACAGCCGGAGGCCCCTATGAAATTACATTCAGCGATGGAGAGGCTTTAACATTGAAAAATATATTAATAGGTGAAGTCTGGTTCTGCTCCGGACAATCGAACATGGAAATGCCCATGAGTGGTTTCGACCGCCAACCCACTCAGGGCACAAACGATATCATAGCCAAAGCGAAAGCCTCTACCCCAATCCGCATCTACAACACCGATTCCAAAGATGGAAGATGGGTACGGCAATATAGCAAAACCCCACAGGAAGATTGTAAAGGTGAGTGGTTAGAGAATACTCCAGTCAACGTATCCCACACAAGTGCAACAGCCTACTTTTTCGCCCGATATATTCAGGAAGTACTGGAAGTACCAGTCGGTATTATTGTATCTTCTCTTGGAGGATCAAAAGTAGAAGCATGGATGAGCCGGGAAGCCATAAGCCCATTTAAAAGTATTGATTTAGCCATACTCGACAATGATGAACCTGTAAAAAACATCACAGATACTCCATGTGTACTCTATAATGGGAAAATAGCTCCTTTCACGAATTTCACCATTAAAGGCTTCCTTTGGTATCAAGGCGAAAGTAATCGTGACAATGCTAATTTATACCAAAGTCTGATGCCTGCTTTTGTCAAAGACTTACGCAGTAAATGGAATATAGGAGAACTCCCTTTTTACTTCGTAGAGATTGCCCCCTTTAATTATGAAGGGGCCGATGGCACCTCAGCCGCCCGCATGCGTGAAGTCCAACAACAAAATATGAAGGATATTCCTAATAGTGGAATGGTTACCACTCTGGATATAGGTCATCCGGTCTTTATCCATCCTACAGATAAAGAAACGGTAGGTAATCGCCTTGCTCTTTGGGCACTTGCCCAAACTTATGGACGAAAAGGATTCGGTTACGCCACTCCTGTTTATAAATCCATGGAAATATCAGGTAACAAAATATACATCAATGTGGACAACGCACAGCGTGGTCTTTGTCCTATGTGGACCCCACTCGAAGGATTTGAAATTGCCGGTGAAGACAAAGTTTTCTACCCGGCCCATGCTGAAATAGAAACCAAAACTACCCGTCTTGCCGTATCATGCGATAAAGTACAGCATCCGGTAGCCGTCCGATATGCTTATAAGAATTATACCCAAGCAAGCGTATTCAACATCTATGGTATCCCCGTAGCTCCCTTCAGAACAGACAATTGGTAG